The DNA sequence AACCAGATCAATGCTTATACATTCAAGCAGAACTATTACTTTATGATGGGTGATAACCGTCATAACTCGGAAGATTCACGCTATTGGGGATTTGTTCCTGAAGACCATATCATTGGTAAAGCACTGATGATCTGGATGTCAATGGGACCTGAAGGTATCCGTTGGGATAGAATTTTCAATATTATCGATTAAGCTATCTATAGCTGATTGGTTTTATAATAAAAAAGGTTGAGCAACTTACTTGCTCAACCTTTTTGCTTTATTAAGTATCTATGCCTTTTAGGCTATAGTATTTTACGGGCTTCTTCTTGCAGTCTTTTCTTATCAATAGGTACAACACCTAGGTGCTCGCATACTAGTCCGCCACCCAAGTTGGCAACCGCTGCAACTTTATCAATAGACATACCTAGAGCCAAGCAGACTGATGCAATACTAATCACGGTATCACCAGCACCAGATACATCCGAAATCTCGCGTTTATGGGCAGGGATATGATACTCCTGATTAAAGTCAGTGATGTATACTCCATGCTCTGATAGGGTAACCATGGCATTGGTTACATCCATTTGTTGCTTAAGAGCAGTAACAGAAGCTTTTACATCCGAGATTACATCTCCAGTGAAGTCAGCTTTCATTCCTTCTCTAAGCTCTTTCAGGTTCGGCTTAAATAGTGTAGCGCCTGCATAGCTTAGGAAATTACGTTTTTTAGGGTCAACAGTTGTTGGTATACCCCTTTCATTGGCAAAATGGATAATTTCCTGAATTGCCGTTTCGTGTAATACGCCCTTGTCGTAATCCTCAAAGATGATAACATCAGCTGCTTCTGCCAGCGACTTGACTTTACTGATCAGCATATCAGTGTCTTCATGCCCAATGTCATGAGTGTCCTCAGAGTCAATTCGCATCATTTGCTGATAGCCAGCCAAAATACGGTGTTTTACGGTAGTCCTACGTTGCTTGCTTTGCAGTATACCATCAGTAGGAATACCGATGTCCTCCATAAGTTTTTTAAGGATTATACCATCCTCATCATCTCCTACGACTGAACACAGAATTGGTGTAGCTCCTAATGCATGTATATTTTTGGCGACATTGGCAGCACCCCCTAACCTGTTTTCACGTCTCGTTGTGTTGACGACAGGAACAGGAGCTTCTGGAGAAATGCGATCAACCTTTCCCCATATATATGAGTCTACCATTACATCACCTATAATCAGGACTTTAAGGCGATTGAATTCCTCAAATGTCTTTTCTATAGTCAAGGTGTAGTCTAGTTTATAGTTTGAAATAAGGAAGTCAAGAAGGAATTATCCACTTTTGACTACCTAAAATGAAACAGTCAGCAAATTTATAAGATCAGACTTATGAATTGCAACCCATATGAATTGATTAACAGTTCTGCAACCTGATTTTAAGAAACAAAAAGACCTGCCCAGTATAGACAGGTCTCTTTTATAGTTTATTCTGACTGGTATTAGCTAAGTCTTCCAAGAGCCTCAGTGATCAGTTCACAAGCTTTCTTCAGATCTTCATCAGCAGCTGCAAATGAAATCCTGATACAGTTTGGCGCTCCAAATGCCGCACCTGAAACAATAGAAACATGTGCCTCATTCAGCAGGTACATGGCAAGGTCATTTGAGTCCTTGATCACTTTCCCATTGAAAGACTTGCCGTAAAAGGCACTAACATCAGGGAAAATATAAAATGCACCTTTAGGTTTATTGGTCTTGATACCTTTGATTTTATCTAACTCTCCTTTTACAAGGTCACGTCTTCTCAGGTAAGCCTTTTTCATTTCTTCTGTAGCTTCCATCGGTCCATTGATGGCTGCAAGTCCTGCACGTTGAGAGATTGTACAAGTTCCAGAAGTTACTTGTCCTTGGACCTTGTTGCAGGCTTTTGCGATAGCCAAAGGAGCCGCAATATAACCCAGTCTCCATCCTGTCATGGCATATCCTTTCGAGAAACCATTCACGATAATGGTTCTCTCTTTCATATAGTCAATCTCCGCAATACTATTGTGTTTGCCTTCAAAGTTGATAAACTCGTAGATCTCATCAGAAACTACATAGATATCTTCACGCTCCTTCAGTACCTCAGCAATGGCATTCAGTTCCTCTTTTGTAAATACAGATCCAGTTGGGTTACATGGCGAAGAGAACAATACCATTTTGGTATTTGGTGTAATAGCTGCCTTTAGTTGTTCTGCATTTGGTTTGAAGTCATTTTCAATAGAACCTTCAAGTAGCACAGGAGTGCCTTCAGCCAACTTGATTTGCTCAATGTATGAAACCCAATAAGGCGTGAATACAATTACTTCATCACCCTTGTTGAGAATACTCAACAAAATGTTAACAATAGACTGTTTAGCACCTGTCGAGACTACAATTTGCTCAGGAGTATATGATAACCCATTGTCTCTAAGAAGCTTCTCCGCGATACCTTGACGAAGTTCAGGATAACCAGCTACAGGAGGGTATTTGAAGTACTTGCCATCCTGAATAGCTGCTACTGCAGCATCCTGTATATGTTGAGGAGTAGGGAAGTCCGGTTCTCCAAGGTTCAGGTTGATTATTTTATGTCCTTGTGCTTGCAATTCTCTGGCTTTCACTTGCATGGCAAGCGTAGCAGACTCTTCCATTGCCAGCAGTCTGTTTGATAGCTGAAGGGCAGGTGTATTTGAATTCATCACAATTATATTATAGATAATATGTAGAAGCCTTCTGTATTTGTGCGTCTTATTAAAAATCAGACGAAAGCACATTATCATAAATGGATATGGAGAAGGCTCATTTTTCGGGGAGTAAGATTACGAAAAAATTAACAAAAATGAGATGAAATAGGGTTATTTTTAGCTAATAGAGGCGGTTGAGAAGCTATTAAAAAAAGCCTCCTTTTGGAGGCTGATGGTGGGTTTAAATCATAAGAGGCTCTTCCATTTTGAGCTTTTGACAGTCTCCTTCTTCTATTACCAGTACTACATGTTGCTTATTCTGGTAGATGCTGGCCTTGAAGATGTATTCTTGCTCACAGTGCAGTAAGCGAAAGCTATAATCTTTAATAGGGATCTTTGTTCGAATAACACCTTCTGATTCATAAGAAACCACTAGTTCACCATCATCATAAATTTCTAGTACGGAGTTGAGGTGAGTTCTTTCTGGGCTAACAATTTCTATGGTGACAGTAGAATTGGCTTCAGGGGTGTCATTCGGTTGAAACCAGGTTAATAGTAAAATAGAAAAGAAATGACAGATATAATTCATAGGGTATTTGTAAGGTGTTTAGTATGGATAAGGGTGTAGGGAAGTACATCTGTTCGATGTCGGTAGCCTTGGGAGACAAGGTATGCGTGCAGTTAACATGAAAGTAATTGCGTTGCTGGTGATTGATTATGCAATTACCTGAAGAGAGCATGCTGGCGGTTTATAAGTAAATGGTTTTGCCAGTTAATAGAGTTATAAGGCTTACTAATTTCCGAATTGGAGAAATGAGATACGAAAATATGACTTTTTGGGTGTCTAATGTGGTGTATGGGTAATTAGAGCCTTATTGAGTTGATTTAATCTAAGCATTTTCATGGGAAAAAAAAAGCCCTCCAAGTGAAGGGCTTTCTTTTTATTCGGTATATGAGCCTTAATCCATAGGGAGGCGCAGGCTCATAATATCGTTGCGGTTGATGCCATATATTGCTTCTTTTTTGAAGCCTTGCTGGTTCAACAGTGCTTTACGTGTTCTAAGGTCATCTACAATTGGAGAAACAAACTCATTCAAGATGCGCAGAGACAATTCCTCATAACGCACATTGGTTGCATAACCTCCATCCACAATAGCCTTGATCTGGCGGTGAGGATCGATAGTTTCAAATAGACCATGTGCTCGATAGGTAGGGTAACTGCTTAACACCTTACAATAATCCTCTATGGCCTCTTCCAGTGAATGGTAAACACGGTATCTTCTATAACGACGCTCTCCATGGTCATAAACCACTTTACTGTTGTTTGGAGAAACAGACATAATGTTGAAGATTCGGTAGTCTTCACGCATGATCCATCCTTGCTCTACAATAGCTTGGGTGATTGCCACTTTGGTATTGATACCGTATTTCTGACAAACAGGGTCAAAAGCGTAAAATAACTGTGTGATGTAAGCCATTCTTTGTTTTTCAGCGTTAAACGGTTTAAAGCTATTAGCTGAAATTGTACTATAAGAAGAAGCGTTTGTCTGATGGATGATTAACAAACCCAACACTAGAGGTAGTGTGTAGATAAGTTTTTTCATCAATAGATAAGTTTGGTGGTAAATAATAAGATGTTTGAAATTCACCTTATTGCTGATTCTCAGCTTTGTACGAAATCGGTTCGTTTTTAGTGTGATAACAAATGTAGAAGATTAGATGTGAATAAAAAAATACGGTTAGTAAACGAATACTAACGTGTTATGGTGATTTTTCAAGTTTTTATATGATATTATATATTGATTTTTCAATGTTATTAGTCGTATAAGTGTGGGGGTAAGATGTATAAAAACATCAAAGTTTACATGAAATTCACTTCAGGTTAATGGTAGGAAATATTGTATTGTGTTACGAATATTATATAAAATTTTAAAGTGAATTCAGGAGTCAACCTAGCTAGAAAGACTAAAAATAGGGTTTCATCTAAAAGGTGTAAAATGGATTTATCAATGTAATATATTACACATAACACAGTAAATAAACATAATAAGTGTCTGATTTGAAATTCATTTAAAGGAAGGTTCTGTCTGTGTGAGGAATCGTTCAAAAAAAGATGAAAAAAAAATAAATTTCTTTAAATAGGTAAGAGAAAACTTCTCATAGTGCAAAAAAAGAGCCAAGTTTCCTTGGCTCTTTAATGAAAGGTATTATTTGTATTACCATATTTTTGCTCTGAAACGATTCTCTCTTCTCATAGAGTCACCTTCCTGAATATTGAAAGCCTTGTAAAATGCATCCATATTGGAAAGAGGGCCATTTGCTCTGTACTGTCCAGGTGAGTGAGGGTCTGTAAGAATCTGGTTTCTTAAAGCAGCCTCTCTTGACTTAGTTCTCCAAATAGTAGCCCATGACATAAAGAACCTTTGTTCTGGAGTGAAGCCATCAATATTAGCAGGTCTACCTTCTTTTTCATAACGGTGTTGCAATGCATCATACGCTACAGAAAGTCCACCTAAGTCAGCAATGTTTTCACCCAATGTCAGCTGTCCGTTTACATTCAAACCTTTAATAGGTTCGTAGCTATTGAACTGCTCTACCACTTGGTTAGCTCTTTCCTTGAACTTTTCATTGTCTTCGGCAGTCCACCAGTCTGTCATCTGACCTTTGGCATCATATCTTCTGCCGCTGTCGTCAAAACCGTGAGTGATTTCGTGTCCAATAACAGCTCCAATACCACCATAGTTAACAGCATCATCAGCTTTGTAGTTGTAGAAAGGAGGCTGTAGAATGGCCGCAGGGAAAACAATCTCATTATAGCTTGGATTGTAATAAGCATTAACCGTCTGAGGAGTCATGCCCCATTCCGTTTTGTCTACAGGTTTACCGAATTTTTCAAGGTTTCGGTTTACTTCAAACTTACTTGAGTTCAAAACATTGGTGAAGTAGCTATCAGTCACTTCTAGGTTCTCATAAGTTTTCCACTTATCAGGATAGCCGATTTTGACATTGAAGGAATCTAGTTTTTCCATCGCCTTTTGCTTGGTCTCATCAGTCATCCACTCAAGTCCGTTGATTCTTCTGCCAAAAGCTTCTTTAATGTCAGCCACCATTTCCTGCGCTTTTTCTTTTGCTTCAGGAGGGAATACTTCATCTACATACAGTTTGCCTAATGCAAAGCCAAGTGAACTGTTAGTCGCACCCAACACTCTTTTCCATCTAGGGCGCAATTGCTCAAGTCCGTTGAGTTCTTTGCCATAGAAAGCGAAGTTTTCATTTACAAAGTCACTGCTCAAGTAAGCGGCAGACTCATGCAGGATGTGCCATTTAATATAGTCTTTGATTACATCTACAGGCGTGTTTTCAAGGACCTCATTGGCAAGGGCAAAGTATTGATTATTTGTCAGGACAACATTTTCAGGTTTTGTCTCCAAACCAGGTGTTGCTTCGAAGTACTTTTTCCACTCGATGGCAGACATTTCCTCTTGAAGTGCATCAAGTGTACGAGGGTTGTAGCGTTTGGTTGGGTCTCTTCTTTCAACTGGAGTCATAAAGCCTTGAGCAAGCTTATCCTCCAGTTCGAATACTTTGTGAGATGCTGTTTTAGCTTCTTCAGCATTATAGCCTGCCAATACAAACATTTTAGCGATATGCTCTTTGTACAGTTCCCTTACTTCTTTGGACCTGTCATCTTGTTTGGTATAAAAATCTTTGTTTGGTAGACCAATTCCTGTTGGAGCAATGTACAGTGAAATCAACTCACTGTTTTTCATATCCTGATATGCATATGGAGCAAAGAAAACACGAGTACCATATTGGTGTAGCTCTGTAATTAGGTCTTGAAGACCATCTTTGTTGGAAAGATTATCTACCTTTTGCAGAAGTGGCTCGACTGGTTTGATACCAGCCTCTTCAATATTTACGGAATCCATACCTGAAGCATAGAATTTAGCCGCTTTTCTTTCATCAGAATCCTCAGCAAATTTTGGTGAATCAGAGGCTCTTTTCAGAACATCAAGTGTTACAGTTTCATTTGCATCTCTAAGTTCATCAAAGCTTCCCCAACGACCACGGTCAGCAGGAATAGTTGTGTGCTTCATCCAACCTCCGTTTACATACATGAAGAAGTTATCCGAAGGAGAAACAGTAGTATCCATATTTACCAACTTTAAAGCGCTGGTAAGTTCTTCTTCT is a window from the Limibacter armeniacum genome containing:
- a CDS encoding pyridoxal phosphate-dependent aminotransferase; translation: MNSNTPALQLSNRLLAMEESATLAMQVKARELQAQGHKIINLNLGEPDFPTPQHIQDAAVAAIQDGKYFKYPPVAGYPELRQGIAEKLLRDNGLSYTPEQIVVSTGAKQSIVNILLSILNKGDEVIVFTPYWVSYIEQIKLAEGTPVLLEGSIENDFKPNAEQLKAAITPNTKMVLFSSPCNPTGSVFTKEELNAIAEVLKEREDIYVVSDEIYEFINFEGKHNSIAEIDYMKERTIIVNGFSKGYAMTGWRLGYIAAPLAIAKACNKVQGQVTSGTCTISQRAGLAAINGPMEATEEMKKAYLRRRDLVKGELDKIKGIKTNKPKGAFYIFPDVSAFYGKSFNGKVIKDSNDLAMYLLNEAHVSIVSGAAFGAPNCIRISFAAADEDLKKACELITEALGRLS
- a CDS encoding M13 family metallopeptidase; this encodes MASKTKWLKYPGMAAVAAVLFATSCGSPASDQKEEELTSALKLVNMDTTVSPSDNFFMYVNGGWMKHTTIPADRGRWGSFDELRDANETVTLDVLKRASDSPKFAEDSDERKAAKFYASGMDSVNIEEAGIKPVEPLLQKVDNLSNKDGLQDLITELHQYGTRVFFAPYAYQDMKNSELISLYIAPTGIGLPNKDFYTKQDDRSKEVRELYKEHIAKMFVLAGYNAEEAKTASHKVFELEDKLAQGFMTPVERRDPTKRYNPRTLDALQEEMSAIEWKKYFEATPGLETKPENVVLTNNQYFALANEVLENTPVDVIKDYIKWHILHESAAYLSSDFVNENFAFYGKELNGLEQLRPRWKRVLGATNSSLGFALGKLYVDEVFPPEAKEKAQEMVADIKEAFGRRINGLEWMTDETKQKAMEKLDSFNVKIGYPDKWKTYENLEVTDSYFTNVLNSSKFEVNRNLEKFGKPVDKTEWGMTPQTVNAYYNPSYNEIVFPAAILQPPFYNYKADDAVNYGGIGAVIGHEITHGFDDSGRRYDAKGQMTDWWTAEDNEKFKERANQVVEQFNSYEPIKGLNVNGQLTLGENIADLGGLSVAYDALQHRYEKEGRPANIDGFTPEQRFFMSWATIWRTKSREAALRNQILTDPHSPGQYRANGPLSNMDAFYKAFNIQEGDSMRRENRFRAKIW
- a CDS encoding glucosaminidase domain-containing protein, whose translation is MKKLIYTLPLVLGLLIIHQTNASSYSTISANSFKPFNAEKQRMAYITQLFYAFDPVCQKYGINTKVAITQAIVEQGWIMREDYRIFNIMSVSPNNSKVVYDHGERRYRRYRVYHSLEEAIEDYCKVLSSYPTYRAHGLFETIDPHRQIKAIVDGGYATNVRYEELSLRILNEFVSPIVDDLRTRKALLNQQGFKKEAIYGINRNDIMSLRLPMD
- a CDS encoding bifunctional heptose 7-phosphate kinase/heptose 1-phosphate adenyltransferase, with translation MTIEKTFEEFNRLKVLIIGDVMVDSYIWGKVDRISPEAPVPVVNTTRRENRLGGAANVAKNIHALGATPILCSVVGDDEDGIILKKLMEDIGIPTDGILQSKQRRTTVKHRILAGYQQMMRIDSEDTHDIGHEDTDMLISKVKSLAEAADVIIFEDYDKGVLHETAIQEIIHFANERGIPTTVDPKKRNFLSYAGATLFKPNLKELREGMKADFTGDVISDVKASVTALKQQMDVTNAMVTLSEHGVYITDFNQEYHIPAHKREISDVSGAGDTVISIASVCLALGMSIDKVAAVANLGGGLVCEHLGVVPIDKKRLQEEARKIL